The segment CTGCCGAGATGTACCGCATCATCGGGATCAACGCGGGCCGGCATGCCAAGGGCGCGACCCCGTCGCCCATGCGCAACGCCTACAGCGACGAGGCGATCACGGCGCGCTACCACACCCGGGTCGTGTCCATGGTTGCCATCGAACGCGCCGAATGCCCGGCGCTGCCGGGCCGCGAACGCCCCACCCACACGGACATGGAGTTCACGCGATGACCGCGCTTTCGCACTCGGGCCGCAGCGTTACCGACGTGACCGTCGAGGCCGCCTGCAACGGCGAACTCGCCCTCGACGACATCCGCATCAGCCGGCAGACCCTGCTGATGCAGGCGGAGAAAGCGGAGCGCAGCGGATCGATGCAGCTGGGTCTGAACCTGCGTCGCGCCGCCGAGATGACCGCCTTGAGTGCGGCGGACATGCTGGCCTCCTACGAGGCGCTGCGCCCGGGTCGTTCGTCGTTCGACGAGTTGCAGGAGCTGGCGGAGCGGCTCGACGCCCATGACGCCCCCACCTGCGCGGCATTGGTTCGCGAGGCCGCCGTCGTGTATCGGCGGCGCGGCCTGCTGCGATGACCGGCCTGCTGCGATGACACTGTGGGCCGGTGTCGATATCGGCAATGCGACCACCGAGGTGGTGCTGTGTCGTGATCGCGACGTGGTGACCAGTGCGCGCACCCCGACGCGCGGTGGCAAGGGTTCGTTGCGGGCGGTTGCGGGTGCGGCCCAACTCGTCCGACGGCTCGCCGACAAACACGGTCTGACCGTCGACAGGGCAGCTTTCGCGCCGACCCCTCCGGTGCACTCGACCGTCGAACGTGTCCAGCTGGAGGTGCCGCGCACCGGTCGGCTCACCATCGTCACCCGGGCGGCGGCGACCACCGCGGGTGACGCGGTCGGCGCCGGCGCCCCGGTGTCGGTCGAGCGTCTCGACACCGTGGAGCCGGGCCGGCCCGTCATTGCCTGCGCGGGGCCCGAACACGGCTACGCCGAGGTCGCCGGATGGGTGAACGCCGCCGTAGGCGCGGGCCGCGATGTCGCCGCGGTGCTGACCGCCAATGACGAGGCGGTGCTGGTGTCGAACCGGTTGGTGACCGCCCTGCCGGTCGTCGACGACGTCGACATCGAGCGTGTGCTGGCGGCCCAGCTGGTCGCCGTCGAAGTGCGCGAAGGGGTGTCGCCGCTGCAGCGGCTCACCGATCCGTTCTGGCTGGCCGACACCTTCGGGCTGGGTGATGACGAACGCGCCGACGCCAGGGTCGTCGCCGATCAGCTCTTCGACAGCGTGTGTGCGGTGGTGGCACTGGATGAAACGGCCGGCCGGCTCGAGTCGGCGCCTCCGCCCGAGCTGCCCTCCGGGCCGGCACACATCGTGTACCTGGCCGACATTGCCGCGCAGGCCAATTCGCGCCGCGGGTCGGTGACGGCCGACAGTCTGGTGATGGCGGCGATGGGCGCAGCCGGGGGTGCGCCTGCCGATGCCGACGCGCTCGCCGACGCATTGGGGGTGCCGGTCACCCGCATCGAATCCGAAGCCGACGCGGCGCGTGCCGGCGCGCTGACCACCCCCGGTATCCCGGCCGGTGTCGTGGTGGTGGACGTCGGCGGCGGCACCGTCGACGTGGTGGCCGCCGACGGCCGGGCGGTGCTACCGGGGGCGGGGCAGCTGTTGACGGTGGCCACGGCCACGGCACTGGACATCTCGATCAGTGCTGCCGAGTACGCCAAGCGGGCAGAGGCGGTCACCGCGGTCACGGTGCAGCTGGTGGAGGACGAACACGGCCGGCGCCGGTTCCTGGACGCGCCGATCGACGGTCGTTGCACGGGCTGGCTGCTGACCGCGGCGCCGAGCGGGCTGCTGCCGTTCACATCCGCGCTCTCCGGCGCGGAGTGGCGCAGCTGGCGGTTGGCGGCCAAGCGTCTGGTGATCGGGGGAAACGTGACCCGGGGTGTGCAGCAGGTCGCGTCCGGGGCGACGGGGGTGCTGCTGGTTGGCGGCGGAGCCGGCGACGACGAACTCGTCCGGGCGCTGACCGAGCAACTCGGCCGCGACGTCACCGTGGGGCGTGGCAACGTCGCTGGTGGGTTGGGTCACCGCTTCGCGGTGGCGTATGGGCTCGTCGTGCTGGCGGCCGGCGGCGATCACCCCCGCACAGCCCACCCTTGAGTGCTAGCACTCTCATGTATAGAGTGCTAGGTGGCACGCGGCCAGCCCCAGCGCCGGCACCCGCGACGACGGAGCGAAGGTGTGGACGCATGCCGAACACCTGAAAACCAGAGGACCCGGAGCCAATCCGGACTCCGACCCAACAAAGTGGAGGGCTCCCATCGTGGCAGTCAACATCAAGCCACTCGAGGACAAGATCCTCGTTCAGGCCAACGAGGCCGAGACCACGACCGCTTCCGGTCTGGTCATCCCGGACACCGCCAAGGAAAAGCCGCAGGAAGGCACCGTCGTCGCAGTTGGCCCCGGCCGCTGGGACGAGGACGGCGAGAAGCGGATCCCCCTGGACGTTGCCGAGGGTGACACCGTCATCTACAGCAAGTACGGCGGCACCGAGATCAAGTACGGCGGCGAGGAGTACCTGATCCTCTCCGCGCGTGACGTGTTGGCTGTCGTCAACAAGTAAGCACCCGTGTACCGCCCCGGATATCCCCGCGTTCGAGCGGGTGATGTCCGGGGCGGTATGCATTGCCCCCGGTGTACGGGGGCTCGGCACATCAAAGGACATTTATGAGCAAGCAGATCGAATTCAATGAAACTGCGCGTCGCGCCATGGAGGCCGGCGTCGACAAGCTCGCCGATGCCGTCCGCGTCACGCTCGGCCCGCGTGGCCGCCACGTGGTGCTGGCCAAGGCCTTCGGCGGACCCGTGGTGACCAACGACGGTGTCACCATCGCCCGCGAGATCGACCTGGAGGACCCGTTCGAGAACCTGGGTGCCCAGTTGGTCAAGTCGGTGGCCACCAAGACCAACGACGTCGCCGGTGACGGCACCACCACCGCAACCGTGCTGGCGCAGGCCATCGTCAAGGCCGGGCTGCGCAACGTCGCGGCCGGTGCCAACCCGATCGCACTGGGCGCGGGGATCAGCAAGGCCGCCGACGCCGTGTCGGAGGCGCTGTTGGCCGCCGCCACGCCGGTCAGCGACCTGAAGGCGATCGCGCAGGTCGCCACCGTGTCGTCGCGCGACGGCCTGGTCGGCGACCTGGTCGGCCAGGCGATGACCACGGTCGGGGCCGACGGCGTCGTCACGGTGGAGGAATCCTCCACCATGGAGACCGCACTCGAGGTCACCGAGGGCGTCGGCTTCGACAAGGGCTTCACCTCGGCCTACTTCATCACCGACTTCGACGCCCAGGAAGCGGTGCTCGAGGACGCGCTGGTGCTGCTGCACCGCGACAAGATCAGCTCGCTGCCCGACCTGCTGCCGCTGCTGGAGAAGGTGGCCGAGGCCGGCAAGCCCCTGCTGATCATCGCCGAGGACGTCGAGGGTGAGGCACTGTCGACGCTGGTCGTCAACGCCATCCGCAAGACGCTCAAGGCCGTCGCCGTCAAGGCGCCGTTCTTCGGTGACCGCCGCAAGGCTTTCCTGGAGGATCTCGCCGTCGTCACCGCCGCACAGGTGGTGAACCCGGATGTGGGTCTGTCGCTGCGCGAAGCAGGTCTGGACGTGCTGGGCTCGGCGCGACGGGTGGTGGTCACCAAGGACAGCACCGTCATCGTCGACGGCGCGGGCACCCAGGACGCCATCGAGGCCCGTAAGTCGCAGCTGCGCAGCGAGATCGAGGCCACCGATTCGGACTGGGACCGCGAGAAGCTCGAAGAGCGTCTGGCCAAGCTGTCCGGTGGTGTCGCGGTGATCAAGGTCGGCGCGGCCACCGAGACCGACCTGAAGAAGCGCAAGGAAGCCGTCGAGGACGCCGTCGCGGCGGCCAAGGCGGCCGTCGAAGAGGGCATCGTCACCGGTGGTGGCGCGGCGCTCGTGCAGGTCCGCAAGGAGCTCGACGGGCTGCGCGGATCGTTGACCGGTGACGAGCTGCTCGGCCTCGAGGTGTTCTCCTCGGCACTGTCGGCCCCGCTGTTCTGGATCGCCACCAACGCCGGTCTCGACGGTGCCGTCGTGGTGAACAAGGTCGCCGAGCTGCCGGGCGGGCAGGGCTTCAACGCCGCCACCCTGACCTACGGTGATCTGCTCGCCGAGGGCATCGTGGACCCGGTCAAGGTCACCCGTTCGGCGGTGCTCAACGCCGCGTCGGTGGCCCGCATGATTCTCACCACCGAGACGGCTGTCGTGGAGAAGCCGGCCGAGGAAGAGGATCACGACCACGGGCATCACGGTCACGCCCACTAGGTCATAGCTCTACGGAGACGCCCCCGGTCCTGTTGGGCCGGGGGCGTTTTCGTGCGGGCACCGGCGAGCGGCGCCCTGTTTTCAGCATCCTGACACAATGTGACGGTGGTTTCACCAGCGGAGCGACGCCTGGAACGGGTCCTGAGGCAGTACAACAGCGACGAACCCGTCGATCAGGACTACCTCGACATGTACCTGACCCCGCCGTCGTGGGGCCTCGATGCTCCCGTGGAGCGGGCGTTCGCATCGATCCATGAGCGGCTCGACAACGAGCTGGAGTTCTTGAACCAGAAAGCGCGCAGCGGAGGTCCGTTTGCCGGAGGGCACTTCAACGCTGACAACAGTCGCAGATTGCTCAATCTCATCGACGAGGTGGCCGAACTGAGAGCGGCCTTGGAAAAGG is part of the Mycobacterium adipatum genome and harbors:
- the groES gene encoding co-chaperone GroES, whose translation is MVAVNIKPLEDKILVQANEAETTTASGLVIPDTAKEKPQEGTVVAVGPGRWDEDGEKRIPLDVAEGDTVIYSKYGGTEIKYGGEEYLILSARDVLAVVNK
- the groL gene encoding chaperonin GroEL (60 kDa chaperone family; promotes refolding of misfolded polypeptides especially under stressful conditions; forms two stacked rings of heptamers to form a barrel-shaped 14mer; ends can be capped by GroES; misfolded proteins enter the barrel where they are refolded when GroES binds), whose amino-acid sequence is MSKQIEFNETARRAMEAGVDKLADAVRVTLGPRGRHVVLAKAFGGPVVTNDGVTIAREIDLEDPFENLGAQLVKSVATKTNDVAGDGTTTATVLAQAIVKAGLRNVAAGANPIALGAGISKAADAVSEALLAAATPVSDLKAIAQVATVSSRDGLVGDLVGQAMTTVGADGVVTVEESSTMETALEVTEGVGFDKGFTSAYFITDFDAQEAVLEDALVLLHRDKISSLPDLLPLLEKVAEAGKPLLIIAEDVEGEALSTLVVNAIRKTLKAVAVKAPFFGDRRKAFLEDLAVVTAAQVVNPDVGLSLREAGLDVLGSARRVVVTKDSTVIVDGAGTQDAIEARKSQLRSEIEATDSDWDREKLEERLAKLSGGVAVIKVGAATETDLKKRKEAVEDAVAAAKAAVEEGIVTGGGAALVQVRKELDGLRGSLTGDELLGLEVFSSALSAPLFWIATNAGLDGAVVVNKVAELPGGQGFNAATLTYGDLLAEGIVDPVKVTRSAVLNAASVARMILTTETAVVEKPAEEEDHDHGHHGHAH
- a CDS encoding diol dehydratase small subunit, with amino-acid sequence MTALSHSGRSVTDVTVEAACNGELALDDIRISRQTLLMQAEKAERSGSMQLGLNLRRAAEMTALSAADMLASYEALRPGRSSFDELQELAERLDAHDAPTCAALVREAAVVYRRRGLLR
- a CDS encoding diol dehydratase reactivase ATPase-like domain-containing protein; its protein translation is MTLWAGVDIGNATTEVVLCRDRDVVTSARTPTRGGKGSLRAVAGAAQLVRRLADKHGLTVDRAAFAPTPPVHSTVERVQLEVPRTGRLTIVTRAAATTAGDAVGAGAPVSVERLDTVEPGRPVIACAGPEHGYAEVAGWVNAAVGAGRDVAAVLTANDEAVLVSNRLVTALPVVDDVDIERVLAAQLVAVEVREGVSPLQRLTDPFWLADTFGLGDDERADARVVADQLFDSVCAVVALDETAGRLESAPPPELPSGPAHIVYLADIAAQANSRRGSVTADSLVMAAMGAAGGAPADADALADALGVPVTRIESEADAARAGALTTPGIPAGVVVVDVGGGTVDVVAADGRAVLPGAGQLLTVATATALDISISAAEYAKRAEAVTAVTVQLVEDEHGRRRFLDAPIDGRCTGWLLTAAPSGLLPFTSALSGAEWRSWRLAAKRLVIGGNVTRGVQQVASGATGVLLVGGGAGDDELVRALTEQLGRDVTVGRGNVAGGLGHRFAVAYGLVVLAAGGDHPRTAHP